The Hordeum vulgare subsp. vulgare chromosome 7H, MorexV3_pseudomolecules_assembly, whole genome shotgun sequence DNA window CTTCGCCTCGCCGGTCCATAAATACCCCTAACTGGCCGCGGCCGGCTCAAAGAAGGAATCCATGGTTCCGATTGCCCCTCCGCCGGCGGCGCCCATCggggggcagtgggaggagggcacgggcgagagctcctcgccgcccagGTCCTCCGCCGCCCACGAGGAGCTGCGGCGCAAGATATACGAGCGCCTGGTGCAGGCCGGCAAGCAGGGGGACTCTGATGACGCCTCGTTCCGGGAAATGCTCTACGCCCACTTCGACAAGCTGCCACACAGGTACCTGACGGACCTGGGTGAAAGCAAGGCCGAGGATGTGCTGCTCCACCGGGAGGTCCTCCAAGAGTGCGCTCGCAACGGCAACCAGCCCGTCTTCCGAGCTCGCTTCCTCAAGGTACCCAACACACCTGATTTTCGCTTTGCAGTTCATCCCCAAAGATAGCTTGTGCAGTATACAACAACCAAGTCTTTAAACCTGGTACTGTGTATTATGCTGTTTACTCTTAGAATTGAGGTTTGGCTGAGTAAATAAAGGGACACTTTGTTAGTATTTTTCACGTTCTATTGATCTACCTTGATCGACAGTACATGGCAGTTCAACCGGAACGGGTGGAGACCAGTCCCGACTCTGATACATATCAAAGGTTATTGGAAGACCTCACTTTGGAGAGGATACATGGCGCCGACACCATGGGCTCTCTTTCTTCGCCATCAAGGTCATTCACTCTAAATCGTACCGTGACTTATCTTTGATATACCATTGTTAGCTTCTTTTTGTATTTCACACTTCTAAATGCTGCTGTTTTTACCTTTGTCAAATTCGAGACCAGTGGCTGCAATTTGTCCTTCCTCCAATAAGTCATCCTCTCCATGTGCTTCCAGCTTACTGTGTTTACTTGTTATGTTTATGACTTTTAGTTAAAACGCCCTCCCAATTCTCCACAGGGATTCAGAACCTGCCCTTCTTCATGAGATCATCTTCTCTTCCCAGGACAAGCCCAAGCTCCTTGGCCGGGTAATGGCAATAAAAGAGGTAGCCTGGTGCGCGTAGCTCCCGCTTGCGCGGGATCCAGGGATACGTGACCAGGGGGGCCAAATTTTACCAGAATTGTCTTGATACCCAATTTTATATAGCTTGTTTTTCACATTTGACATGCCAAGTTTCTTATGAGAAATAATTGTTCAACAGCTAACTTCGTTGCTATCTGAAGTTGGACTAAATATTCAAGAAGCTCATGTTTACTCCACAACTGATAGCTTTTGTTTGGATGTTTTCGTTGTTGATGGGTGGAAGACAGAGGTAAACTTTCAGCATATGTATACGAAGGCTGGACTGTTTATGATTTTCTGCAGATATTATATTTACGTTGTGCATAACATTTGACTATAATATCTCCAGAATTAATTAAATAAACTTGCCAGTTTGCAGTGCTGCTGGCTACAACTACTACCTGCTTACGTTTCTAAGACGCtatgaactactccctctgtacacTAATGTAAGTCGTTTTAGGTCACTACTTTAGTGACCTAAAAcctcttatatttgtttacagagggagtatttattcTCTATAATTACATCCTCTTGCATATGCCATCTTGATATTGTACATGCAGGAGACAGAGGCGTTGATTGTGACAATTGAGGACACATTAATGCAAAAAAATGTATGATGCCCTTTTCCATTTAACTTCAGTAAATACAGTATTATGTGATATCTGTACCTTTGGTTAAGATGCCATCTCTAGCATCTCCTTCCAGATCGAGTTAAATTGTCCCCATGTAAATATGTAGGGAGCACCACCTaactcagcaaattcttcatcctCGGAGAAAATACTTGAGCTGCGGCAACAGCTTCTGGATTGTGAAATCGACTGGAACACGCTAGCAGTGGGGGAAAAGATCACATCTGGGTCTTCTGCAGACTTGTAAGAACTGTTCGACACTTCATATTATATGTCCATCTTAGGGTTCATCTATTTGAAGTGCCCACAATGCCAAGTTCAGTTCTACCTATGATGCTGGCTTCTGCTGACAGAAAACGTTAGCATTTATCGTGAACGTATCTGACAAATTTTTTACTCATCCTATATACATAAGAGAGTCATCCTACTAACTTATTTATCTCAGCATGCAAGCATGCCACCTCACCATATAATTATGAATGGTATAAGGCCCACGTCAACATGCAATCATGCATGGGAAAAGACCCACCACAATATTTCAACCATGCATGGGAAAATGTTTTTCATTTGTTATTCTACTTATATTCAATAAATATTGTTACAACTATTACATAATCAAATATAATAAGTCATATGCATTCTTAATTTTGGTTCTCATGTTATCAACCCAAATTTCCATCAAACATTTCCCGCAGCAGCGCGCGGggtatcctctagtatatatatgaaTGGCAGACGCCTGCCTTTTCCTGTAAAAACAACACAAAAGTATCGTGATAGGCAAGGCCACACTAGAGTCCAACGGATCTCATTCATTTCTATTCCACAGATATAGAGGAACATATAATGGTTTGGATGTTTGCATAAAGATACTCAGGAGCGTACATCTCAACAGTCCTTCAGAAGTTGAGTTCTTGCAGCAAGCGCTCATGCTAAGGCAAGCTTTCTGCGACCATTACTTAATGATCAGTTATGCTTTATTCTGACTGATTCATGATATTTGGCGTCCAGGAGAGTTAAGCACGAAAACATCCTTACATTTTATGGGACATGCACAAGGCATAAGAAGTATTTAGGCACTATAACAGGTACCATCAATACTGCCAAAGAATATTATGGATTGGAATAAACTTTGCCATGATTGCTACTCTTTAGTTAGTTGCTAGACCATATTTGGAATGCCCGTACCATGATTTTTTTTACATGATGCAGTACAAAACCATTGTCATGCACCAATTCACCTAAGATATCAGCTAATGCATTGTTGTGATTGTTTTTGTTTGTTATTTCGGTTGTAACTTATGGTTGAATCTGAAGTCAGGTAATGTAGATATTGGTAGAGTTTTCAATGCAACTTCTGATTGAAAAAAATGTGAAATTTCAATGCTCGATTTTTTAGTCCGCACGAAACTATAATCACATGTGGAATTATTTTTATGCCTACTGTATGCTTAACAGTTTCTGACTTGCTGCTATTCCTGTCAAGTGTGCCCATAGCTCACAACTTGCGAGTTTGATGGGCAGGAAAAACAAACGCTTTGCTATTGTGTCAAACTGTGTAACTAGATGCGTCTCTTGAATCCATTTCTGATAGTTTATCTCTCATGTATTCTCTATTTATATATAATGTGATATGCGATTATAAGGCCTTCTTTTCATTCAAGCAACCGGATTCCCGTTAGAGCACATCACCAGGCATTTGAATTTCAGTGTGATTCATTCGAAATTTGCAAAATCGACAATTCTTGTTCAGTTTCGGCCAAAAATATcgattgttttgaatttttccctTGGTTAAGACAGTTTCGAGCAGTCATGCATCATGTTATGACTTTGGATGCAATGGTTAATTTAAACAACTTTATGCTTCTGTGAGTTCGAACGCCCATAAAGCATAAATTTTCctgaatttttattttatttttcctagCTCAGTAGAAAAGGTAGACAAAAATTGTGTAGGTTGTAAAGCACAAACTGGAGACAAGATGGCTGAGTTCTATGGACGGAAATCACTACAATGGAGTAAACTCTTTGGTACCATTACATGGTTTACATATAAACATATTATCAGGTAGTGAATTTGAATTTGGCCAAAAAAATTgtttattttttggaatttttgtacCTTTCCTGAAAATTTTCCAGGAGTGGAATTTAACCCTTTGACCGTCACTACCTAGCTAGGTTCCCCCATCCCGCCTAACAGACCCTTCAGGGCTAAATCGCGGTGACTGTGCCTAAGCAGTCGCCTAGCCTGCTTTTAAGAATACTGTACATGCTTGTGTCTTAaactcttgtttatttatttttgtttcttgaatgagcatgttgcacaatttcAACATAGCCCACTCTGTCTAGTAAACTCACCTTTTTTTTCTCGAACACAATGTGGTCATCTTTCACCTAGTATGCTCacgtttttttttctttcgttAATTCTGTTCCTTTCAGAATACATGCCTGGAGGGGATTTATATGGATTTATACATGAGCAAAATGATGTTTTAGACCTCTTTCTGATTCTAAGGATTGCTATCAGCATCTCAAAAGGAATGGAATATCTGCACCAGCATAACATAATCCATAGAGATCTGAAGACTGCAAACATTCTCATGGGCGACAATCATGTATGCATACTTATTCAAACTATCGAAGCTATTGGTTCTGAGAATCCGAGAGTCCATTTTGTTCTGCTTTTCTAGTGTGGTATAAAACCtggaaaatatataaaagcattGCAGCGGTAGATCTTTTAGTCCAATCGGGGCTGCTTTGTTACAAGCACATTCCTTAAACACATAAAGGTTTATAGTTCACATACGGCAAACTAGCAATGGCAGATGACGTTTTAAAGCTCAAATAAATTATAATAAGTTGCAAAATAAATGGAAATCTAATTCCATTCAGGAAAACTGTAGTTATTCAGGAACTCAATATCAATTTATATTTGTATATTTTAAGAAAATTACTGTTCATAAAAATATTTTGTCTTGTAAATTGTGATTTTAATTATCTTATGTCACACACTTAACTTTTTTGTCCCTAAGCATATAAGTTGTGGATCTACTTCTAGAAAATGGTGAGAAAAATAATGATAAATATTTCTTGAACTGTTGTAAGCTTACTTGCCTACGTGACCCCCATTTAGCCTCCTTGAAAGCTCGGGGAGAGGAAACCTAGCAATCACAACTACCTCCCCCTGCTCCTTCTTGTCTCGCCACCACTTGAGGGCGGCCTCGGCGAAGCCCGGTCTGACCCCGACAAAGGCGGCGGTGGGGCACTTCCCTGCCAGCGCAGCGTATGTGCAAGACGAGGTTGGGCCGGTGCGGCGGCAAGGCGGCAGATCATGGCCACACGACAGCTCCCAGGCAGGAAGGCAGAGCGGCAAGCATGCGGTAGCTTTCCCGGTGGGTTTTTTTCTTTGAGAAAAGGCAAAAGACTTTTGCGtttcattgtattgaaaagaTAGGGGTTTAGgttacaatcctcctaggaggtGGTTACAAGGACAGGAAAGAAAATCAGTGGACATCCCAGGTCTGCGGGGTCGCGGCTTTGAGGCCATGCGCGCCGGCTTTGGCCCAAAGCGCCGCTTCCTCCTTGATCTTTGCAATCAGGCTAGTGGTCGAGGGTCGTTCGCTGTCAAACACGCATCCATttctgcgtttccatgtcatccaAGGTACGAGCAGGGTCATGGATGCGAGGCCTTTGCGCATGAGCGTCGGCGTAGCTCGTCTCGCGGTGGTCCACCAAGTGTTGAGCGAGTCCTCGCCATCAGGTGGGCGGCAGGGGATCCTTAGCCAGGCCAGGGCCTCATGCCATACTTGTCAGGAGAATGGGCaggcgaggaggaggtggtgcaTAGTTTCCGGTTCCTGGTCGCATAGGGGGCACCGTGGGTGGTGCTGCAACCCTCTCCTGGCTAGCCTGTCGGCCGTCCAGCAGCGATCGAGCCGGGCGAGCCAGTGGAAGAAGCGGACACGCGGCGGCGCCCAACACTTCCAGGTGAGCTTCCAGGCATCGCATGGGATGGAGCCGTGGAAGGTAGCCTTGTAGGCCGATTGCACGGTGTAGGTGCAGCTAGTGGTCCACTTCCAAAGCAGGCGATCAGGCTCGACAGAGAGCGTCGTAGGTTCGATCTTGTGCCAGAGCTGAAGGTATTGCCCAACTTCTTGGATCCCGAGCACGTCATGGATATCTCGTGCCCACTTATGAGCTTGCAACCCATCGGCCACAGTCCGCAGCTTGCGCCGGTGCTTGGGAATGCATGCATGTAGCTGGGGCGCGATTTCGCGGATGGCATGCCCCTCAAGCCATCTGTCCTCCCAGAAAAGGGCCTGCTGgccgttgccgaggtgcatggtgGTGGAGGCAAAGAAGAAGTCGTGCTCCTCCGCCGAGAACTGCAGGTCGAGGCCGCTCCAAGCTCTGGCGTTGTCAGTGTGATTGAACCAGAGCCAGCGCATGCGCAGTGCCAGGCCGGAGCGCTCCAGGTCCCGGACGCCGAGGCCACCCAATGAAATTGGCCGCGCGACGCGTTGCCAGTTGACATGGCAGTTACTGCCCTGGGCATTGGCACGCCCAGCCCACAGGAACCCTCGCTGGATTTTCACCAGCGCTTTGATTGTCTTCTTCGGTGGAGCTAGCACGAGGAGCTGGTGGATGGGGATCGCGCTCAGGACGGCTTTAACGAATGCGAGTCGACCAGCCTTGTTCATGAGGTGCGCCTTCCAGCACGGGAGCATACCGGCGGTTCTGTCGACGACAGGCTGTAGCTGGGCTGCAGTTGGGCGCCGTTGTGTCAAAGGGATGCCCAAATAGCTGATGGGAAGGTCCACGATGGGGCTTCCCAGCAGGTCGACAACAGGCGCGGCTGTGGCGGGGCCATAGCGGATCAGCGTGGCGGAGCTCTTCAGGAAGTTAACCTGGAGTCCAGAGGTGTGCCCGAAGAGTTGCAGGATGCTCTTTATCGCCTCGATGTCGCCGTGCGAGGGGTGGCAGAAGAGGATCACGTCGTCGGCGTATAGCGAGACGACAAGAAGTGAGCGGCGGGGGTGTAGTTGCTGTAGGATGCCGAGCTCAGTGGCGCGGTGTAGCAGGCGCCCCAGGGTATCCACCGCGAGGACGAAGAGCTGGGGCGACAGGGGGTCGCCTTGTCTCAGGCCGCGGCGATGCCAGATTGCGGGGCCAGGCGCGTTGTTCAGGAGCACCTTGGTGCTGGCTGTTGAGAGGAGGATCGCCAGCCAGTCCAGGAAGCGATTGCCGAAGCCGTATTGGCGCAAGACTTCGAAGAGGAACGCCCAGCTGATCGAGTCGAAGGCGTGTGCCAGGTCCAGTTTCAGGAGCACGCGCGGGGCTCCGAGTTGGTGTAGCAAGCGCGCAGACTGGCGGATGAGGACGAAGTTGTCGTGCAGGCTGCGCCCTGGGATGAACGCGTTCTGGTTCGCGCTGACGAGGTCATTGAGCTTGGGGGCGAGGCACAGTGACAGGGCCTTTGCGAAGACCTTGGCCACGAGGTGGATCAGGCTTATGGGCCTGTAATCGGCAAGGCCGGCTGCATCCGCGCGCTTGGGGATCAGCGTGAGGAGTGCCTGGTTCATGGAGCTGAAACCACGTCCCCTTAGCGCGTATAGCTGTTGGAATACGTCGAGGAAGTCCTGTCgaacagtgggccagcaggcgtgCAGGAATTCGGCGGTGTAGCCATCCGGGCCTGGCGCCTTGCGCGCCGGCAAGCGCTTAACCGCCTGCCAGATCTCCTCTGCGCAAAATGGCGCATCAAGGTCGGCCAGGTCGGCCGGCGTGATGAGGTCTGACAGGTCGAGGGTGCACTCTCGATGCACCGTGGAGCCAAGCAGGTCGTCGAAGTGAGCAAAGGCCGAAGCTGCCATGTCGCTCGGGCTGGTGATCACGCCATCGTCCACGGCGAGGCTGTGAATCCTGTTCTTCTGCCGCCGGTACGTGCATTGGCGGTGGAAGAAGGATGTATTAGCGTCGCCGTCTTTGAGGAACGCGATGCGGGCTCGCTGGCGGGCGATGGAGCGCTCGAGGGAGGCGAGGCCAAGGTAGGATGCTTTGATCTGTCGGCGGAGCCAATCCTCGTGCGGGGAGAGCATCCTGCTCTCCTGCACAGTATCGAGCTTGAGGAGGATTTCCCTGGAGACTGCAAGCTTTAGGCGCACGTTGCCCACTGTCTTGGAGCTCCAGCTTGTCAACTTGCGTGCAGTAGCCTGCATGCGAAGCATGAGGCGTCGGAAGGGATCGTCGTCGTGGATGGAGACCCAAGCTTGCGCAACTATGTCTTGGAAGCCATCCAGGCGAGTCCAGAAGTCCTCAAAGCGGAAGCGTCGATGGGTTGGCGCAGCCGGGGAGCAGGAGAGGGCTGTGGTCGGAGATGACCGAGGCGAGGCAGCGCAGGTGG harbors:
- the LOC123410438 gene encoding serine/threonine-protein kinase STY46-like isoform X2 encodes the protein MVPIAPPPAAPIGGQWEEGTGESSSPPRSSAAHEELRRKIYERLVQAGKQGDSDDASFREMLYAHFDKLPHRYLTDLGESKAEDVLLHREVLQECARNGNQPVFRARFLKYMAVQPERVETSPDSDTYQRLLEDLTLERIHGADTMGSLSSPSRDSEPALLHEIIFSSQDKPKLLGRLTSLLSEVGLNIQEAHVYSTTDSFCLDVFVVDGWKTEETEALIVTIEDTLMQKNGAPPNSANSSSSEKILELRQQLLDCEIDWNTLAVGEKITSGSSADLYRGTYNGLDVCIKILRSVHLNSPSEVEFLQQALMLRRVKHENILTFYGTCTRHKKYLGTITEYMPGGDLYGFIHEQNDVLDLFLILRIAISISKGMEYLHQHNIIHRDLKTANILMGDNHVVKIADFGVARLGSQEGQMTAETGTYRWMAPEIINHKPYDHKADVFSFAIILWELITLKVPYDNMTPLQAALGVRGCAWRSRQVCTRDCLN
- the LOC123410438 gene encoding serine/threonine-protein kinase STY46-like isoform X1 → MVPIAPPPAAPIGGQWEEGTGESSSPPRSSAAHEELRRKIYERLVQAGKQGDSDDASFREMLYAHFDKLPHRYLTDLGESKAEDVLLHREVLQECARNGNQPVFRARFLKYMAVQPERVETSPDSDTYQRLLEDLTLERIHGADTMGSLSSPSRDSEPALLHEIIFSSQDKPKLLGRLTSLLSEVGLNIQEAHVYSTTDSFCLDVFVVDGWKTEETEALIVTIEDTLMQKNGAPPNSANSSSSEKILELRQQLLDCEIDWNTLAVGEKITSGSSADLYRGTYNGLDVCIKILRSVHLNSPSEVEFLQQALMLRRVKHENILTFYGTCTRHKKYLGTITEYMPGGDLYGFIHEQNDVLDLFLILRIAISISKGMEYLHQHNIIHRDLKTANILMGDNHVVKIADFGVARLGSQEGQMTAETGTYRWMAPEIINHKPYDHKADVFSFAIILWELITLKVPYDNMTPLQAALGVRQGLRLEIPASVHPGLSKLTEQCWDEDPDIRPVFTEIIIQLEDILQQIQVPKGGHRRSRAKMQKKSPR
- the LOC123410438 gene encoding serine/threonine-protein kinase STY46-like isoform X3, producing MCCSTGRSSKSALATATSPSSELASSSTWQFNRNGWRPVPTLIHIKGYWKTSLWRGYMAPTPWALFLRHQVAAICPSSNKDSEPALLHEIIFSSQDKPKLLGRLTSLLSEVGLNIQEAHVYSTTDSFCLDVFVVDGWKTEETEALIVTIEDTLMQKNGAPPNSANSSSSEKILELRQQLLDCEIDWNTLAVGEKITSGSSADLYRGTYNGLDVCIKILRSVHLNSPSEVEFLQQALMLRRVKHENILTFYGTCTRHKKYLGTITEYMPGGDLYGFIHEQNDVLDLFLILRIAISISKGMEYLHQHNIIHRDLKTANILMGDNHVVKIADFGVARLGSQEGQMTAETGTYRWMAPEIINHKPYDHKADVFSFAIILWELITLKVPYDNMTPLQAALGVRQGLRLEIPASVHPGLSKLTEQCWDEDPDIRPVFTEIIIQLEDILQQIQVPKGGHRRSRAKMQKKSPR